The proteins below come from a single Gemmatimonadota bacterium genomic window:
- a CDS encoding PadR family transcriptional regulator yields MSLRHAILGFLSLRPLTGYDLKRYFDNSIRHFWSADQAGIYRALNDLSDEGLVTHERVAQQTRPDRKVYHATPAGLAALDAWLAAPAPAVVRREPLLIKLFFAKRLAPEALRQLLEEELASVEAELETFRGIVASIRAEPNTSDESELLGPLITLTNGVRTVAAQRDWLRALLGMQVAGALTAGALFEELAEQLQP; encoded by the coding sequence ATGTCGCTGCGCCACGCGATTCTCGGCTTTCTCTCGCTTCGGCCGCTCACGGGCTACGACCTGAAGCGGTACTTCGATAACTCGATCCGACACTTCTGGTCCGCCGATCAGGCGGGGATCTATCGCGCGCTCAACGACCTGTCGGACGAGGGGTTGGTGACGCATGAGCGCGTGGCACAGCAGACCCGCCCCGATCGCAAGGTGTACCACGCCACGCCGGCCGGCCTCGCGGCGCTCGACGCGTGGCTTGCCGCACCGGCCCCGGCGGTCGTGCGTCGAGAGCCGCTGCTCATCAAGCTCTTCTTCGCCAAACGGCTGGCACCGGAAGCGCTTCGCCAGCTGCTCGAGGAGGAACTCGCCAGCGTCGAAGCCGAGTTGGAGACCTTTCGCGGGATAGTCGCGAGCATCCGGGCCGAGCCGAACACGAGCGACGAGTCGGAGCTGCTGGGGCCGCTGATCACGTTGACCAACGGCGTCCGGACGGTCGCGGCGCAGCGCGATTGGCTGCGCGCACTGCTGGGCATGCAGGTGGCCGGGGCGCTCACAGCGGGGGCGCTGTTCGAGGAACTGGCGGAGCAGTTGCAGCCGTAG
- a CDS encoding biopolymer transporter ExbD: MTTAPLPRLTREPNVVPMIDVLLVLLIIFMIASASQRRALDLQLPQQSSGGASGPSIVLTVDPGPRYALNGTVIDASRLGAELTRAFRDRPEKILFVKGAPRVRYQEVVYAFDVARGAGVRVTGVVPGRP, translated from the coding sequence ATGACCACCGCCCCGCTCCCTCGCCTCACGCGCGAACCGAACGTCGTCCCCATGATCGACGTCCTGCTCGTCCTCCTCATCATCTTCATGATCGCCTCCGCGTCACAGCGGCGCGCGCTCGACTTGCAGCTGCCGCAACAGTCGTCCGGGGGCGCATCCGGCCCGTCGATCGTGCTCACGGTCGACCCCGGTCCTCGTTATGCGCTCAACGGGACCGTCATCGACGCGTCGCGCCTCGGTGCGGAGCTGACGCGCGCCTTCCGCGACCGGCCCGAGAAGATCCTCTTCGTGAAGGGGGCGCCGAGGGTGCGCTATCAGGAGGTCGTGTACGCCTTCGATGTCGCGCGCGGCGCCGGCGTGCGCGTCACGGGGGTCGTTCCCGGGCGCCCCTGA
- a CDS encoding beta-lactamase family protein: MTLPAMRSAILVLALASSATRPSSLQAQAPDRWQPIRDSIQAQLLRVGGAGMSVAVARGGKIIWEEGFGWANREKRIRADEHTMFSLASISKPITSTGLMVLAQRGAIALDRPANDYLGAGKLTGLAGDASGATVRRVLSHTAGLPLHYQFFYANESRHPPTMDETIARYGILVSPPGETFRYSNLGYGIVDYLITRTSGQSYRDFMRQEVFLPLGMTHTSIDIGPGLEPYAAERYAWGGKVVPFYTFDHPGGSAVYSSAHDLVRFGMFHLKAHLADQRAILPDSTIDAMQRPASPAVFGDSTVSYGLGWFRHTNDHGLPLVEHSGGMPGVATVLHLYPTEQLAITVLTNGGGNPRTVAQQIAAALVPRYAAALTAERSAAPAPAPDAPGKFAPGPELVGTWEGTLRTWQKTLPMRLTVEQDGDVKVRIGPEPIPGEEPSPDMQLETLLNFISWRSPVLEAVFTGTIPTPDANWTPHYVQLELRLADGTLRGQASAQTPDTPVYYSIASYVELRRKR; the protein is encoded by the coding sequence ATGACGCTCCCTGCCATGCGCTCCGCGATCCTGGTACTCGCCCTCGCGTCCTCGGCGACACGTCCATCGTCACTGCAGGCGCAGGCGCCGGACCGCTGGCAGCCGATTCGCGATTCCATCCAGGCGCAACTCCTCCGGGTGGGAGGAGCGGGCATGTCGGTCGCCGTGGCCAGGGGCGGCAAGATCATCTGGGAGGAGGGATTCGGGTGGGCCAACCGAGAGAAGCGGATAAGGGCCGACGAGCACACGATGTTCTCGCTGGCGTCGATCTCGAAGCCGATCACGTCGACGGGGCTCATGGTGCTCGCGCAGCGCGGCGCCATCGCCCTCGATCGCCCCGCCAACGATTATCTGGGGGCCGGAAAGCTCACCGGGTTGGCCGGCGACGCGTCGGGGGCGACGGTGCGGCGCGTGCTGTCGCACACCGCGGGACTCCCGCTGCACTACCAGTTCTTCTACGCCAACGAGTCTCGACATCCGCCCACGATGGACGAGACGATCGCGCGCTACGGGATCCTGGTTTCGCCGCCGGGTGAGACGTTCCGGTACTCCAACCTGGGGTACGGGATCGTCGACTACCTCATCACACGCACCTCAGGGCAGTCGTATCGCGACTTCATGCGGCAGGAGGTCTTCCTCCCGTTAGGCATGACGCACACCTCGATCGACATCGGGCCGGGACTGGAACCGTATGCGGCCGAGCGCTATGCGTGGGGCGGGAAGGTGGTGCCCTTCTACACGTTCGACCATCCGGGGGGATCGGCGGTCTACTCGAGCGCGCACGACCTCGTGCGCTTCGGGATGTTCCACCTCAAGGCGCACCTTGCCGACCAACGGGCGATCCTGCCCGACTCGACGATCGACGCCATGCAGCGTCCGGCGTCGCCGGCCGTCTTCGGCGACTCGACGGTGTCGTACGGACTTGGGTGGTTCCGTCACACGAACGACCACGGGTTGCCGCTGGTCGAGCATTCCGGTGGCATGCCGGGGGTCGCGACCGTGCTGCATCTCTACCCGACCGAGCAGCTGGCGATCACCGTGCTGACCAACGGGGGCGGCAATCCGCGTACGGTGGCGCAACAGATCGCGGCCGCGCTCGTCCCTCGTTATGCAGCGGCGCTCACGGCCGAGCGGTCGGCCGCGCCGGCTCCCGCCCCCGACGCACCCGGCAAGTTCGCGCCGGGGCCTGAGCTGGTGGGGACGTGGGAGGGGACGCTGCGCACCTGGCAGAAGACGCTCCCGATGCGCCTGACGGTGGAACAGGACGGCGACGTCAAGGTGCGCATCGGCCCCGAGCCGATCCCGGGCGAGGAGCCGTCGCCCGACATGCAGCTCGAGACGCTGCTCAACTTCATCTCGTGGCGATCCCCCGTGCTCGAGGCGGTCTTCACGGGGACGATCCCCACGCCGGACGCGAACTGGACGCCGCACTACGTCCAGCTCGAGTTGCGGCTGGCGGATGGCACGCTGCGCGGCCAGGCCAGCGCGCAGACGCCGGACACCCCGGTCTACTACTCGATCGCTTCCTACGTGGAGTTGCGGCGGAAGCGGTGA
- a CDS encoding dienelactone hydrolase family protein: MERKTAHDFDQELLILFDAYVHGGIDRRTFLDRASKFAVGGVTAAMLLDQLSPKFLQAQVVKPEDARIEQEYLEYASPNGYGTMRGYIARPAGATGKAPGILVIHENRGLNPHIEDITRRLALDGFVAFAPDALFPLGGYPGDEDKARELFPKLEQPKTREDFVAAAAFLKGRPECTGKIGAVGFCYGGGMVNFLATRLGTDLSAGVPFYGSAPNLEDVAKIRAPLMVQSAETDPRINASWPDFEKALQAANVKYERHLYPGTQHGFNNDTTPRYDAAAAKLAWGRTIAFFREHVR; encoded by the coding sequence ATGGAACGCAAGACCGCGCACGACTTCGACCAGGAGCTGCTCATCCTGTTCGATGCCTACGTTCACGGAGGGATCGATCGCCGCACCTTCCTCGATCGCGCCTCCAAGTTCGCGGTGGGCGGGGTGACCGCGGCGATGCTGCTGGACCAGCTGAGCCCCAAGTTCCTGCAGGCGCAGGTCGTGAAGCCCGAGGACGCGCGCATCGAGCAGGAGTACCTGGAGTATGCCTCGCCTAACGGGTACGGGACGATGCGCGGCTACATCGCGCGCCCCGCCGGCGCCACCGGAAAAGCCCCCGGGATCCTGGTGATCCACGAGAACCGCGGGCTCAATCCGCACATCGAGGACATCACGCGACGCCTCGCCCTGGACGGCTTCGTCGCGTTCGCCCCGGATGCCCTCTTCCCGCTGGGCGGCTATCCCGGCGATGAGGACAAGGCCCGCGAGCTGTTCCCGAAGCTCGAGCAGCCCAAGACGCGCGAGGATTTCGTCGCCGCGGCGGCCTTCCTCAAGGGACGGCCGGAGTGCACGGGGAAGATCGGCGCGGTCGGCTTCTGCTACGGCGGCGGCATGGTCAACTTCCTGGCGACCCGCCTGGGGACCGACCTGTCGGCCGGGGTTCCGTTCTACGGCTCCGCGCCCAACCTCGAGGACGTGGCGAAGATCCGCGCCCCGCTCATGGTGCAGTCAGCCGAGACCGATCCGCGCATCAACGCCAGCTGGCCGGACTTCGAGAAGGCGCTGCAGGCGGCCAACGTGAAGTACGAGCGGCACCTCTATCCGGGGACGCAGCACGGCTTTAACAACGACACCACGCCGCGCTACGACGCAGCGGCCGCCAAGCTGGCGTGGGGGCGTACGATCGCGTTCTTCCGGGAGCACGTGCGCTGA